The sequence below is a genomic window from Opitutales bacterium.
GAACCAAACCACTGAGGAAACGCTGCTCCAAACAACTTCGTAGCCAGCACCCCCATGGCATAAAAAAATATAGCCATCACTGCAATGACTCCGGTGAGCCCTGGAATGGAATGCAAGAAGGCCGCGATGACACGCCGCAACTGAGGAATAACTGTCAATAAACGTAGCACCCGAAGAATACGCAGGGAGCGTAATACCGCCAACGGCCCAGCCCCGGGAGTCCAGGAAATCGCTACCACTGCGAAATCGAACCAATTCCAACCACTCCTCCAGAAGGTCATCCGAAATGCCAAAAACTTGATGACGAGCTCCACAGTAAAAATCCAGAGGCAGAGTATATCTAGCGCCTTCAAGAGCGGCCCGACACGTCCCATAATCCCAGCATCTGTCTCTAGTCCCAATACGATGCCGTTCAGAATAATGATTGATATAACAAAGCGTTGCACCCGACGGCTTTCAACCCAATGAGCGAGCCGCAAGCGCCAGGGAGCGACGCCGTGCTTGGTGCCTAAATAGTCTGCGAGATTATCACTCATAGAAGTAGATGAGATCGGACGATTGCGGTTTTCGCCACGATCGCAAGTAACAGATTATCTCAAATCCAACCTTTGGAGGGCTATAAAGCACTCTATCGCCGTGCGGGGTTTTCTCCCCAATCAATACTAAATTGCAAATCGACCGAGGAGCTCCTTTAAGAATTTTCGATTAACCAACGACCCGATCAAGCAACGCTAATCGGCGCAGCAAGCTCTTCTTCCGCATCGGCGCGGAAATGGCAGCCGCGACGCCGTGTATTGAGCGTGGCAGCGTGGATAATGAGCGTCGAGGTCAGGA
It includes:
- a CDS encoding ion transporter — encoded protein: MSDNLADYLGTKHGVAPWRLRLAHWVESRRVQRFVISIIILNGIVLGLETDAGIMGRVGPLLKALDILCLWIFTVELVIKFLAFRMTFWRSGWNWFDFAVVAISWTPGAGPLAVLRSLRILRVLRLLTVIPQLRRVIAAFLHSIPGLTGVIAVMAIFFYAMGVLATKLFGAAFPQWFGSLGSSLYSLFQIMTLESWSMGIVRPVMEVFPWAWMFFVPFIVIATFTILNLFIGIIVSTMQELAVEGQPRIDIEDHQSTDKLLERIQNDLDSLKRKLSDKD